A genomic stretch from Acidimicrobiia bacterium includes:
- a CDS encoding CCA tRNA nucleotidyltransferase → MIPPRLEPLLREGAAPVDLARRFGEAGHRLYLVGGSVRDAILGRFDDEMDIDLATDARPEAIKQLVRPWAHDVFLMGEAFGTVGAVRDGVVYEITTFRAEVYRDESRKPIVEFATDIETDLSRRDFTVNAMALELPHSPDAKPEMIDPHGGLSDLAAEVLRTPLDPSIAFGDDPLRMLRLFRFVSTLGFEPDPDAVASVEGMRARLAIVSAERIRDEFDKLMVGARVGAALWGLVETGLADEFLPELAGLRLEQDPLHRHKDVLAHSIAVVEKASPDLDLRLAALFHDIGKPATREFDEDGVSFHHHEVVGSRLTRERMKRLRYPRGRIDDVARLVFLHMRPHTYKMGWTDSAVRRYVRDAGPMLDKLNELVRCDVTTRSEKRAREIERRIDELEERIVELREREELDALRPPIDGHQVISYLGLEPGPIVGDIMKLLYEHRIDHGPYGEDEAFALLDEWREGHS, encoded by the coding sequence GTGATCCCCCCGAGACTCGAGCCGCTGCTGCGCGAGGGCGCCGCCCCCGTCGACCTGGCGCGCCGGTTCGGTGAGGCGGGGCATCGGTTGTACTTGGTCGGCGGCAGCGTGCGCGACGCCATCCTCGGTCGCTTCGACGACGAGATGGACATCGATCTGGCGACGGACGCCCGTCCCGAGGCGATCAAGCAGCTCGTCCGACCCTGGGCGCACGACGTGTTCCTGATGGGCGAGGCCTTCGGGACCGTCGGGGCGGTGCGCGACGGGGTCGTCTACGAGATCACGACGTTTCGCGCCGAGGTGTATCGCGACGAGAGTCGCAAGCCCATCGTCGAGTTCGCTACGGATATCGAGACGGATCTCTCGCGACGTGACTTCACGGTGAACGCCATGGCGCTCGAGTTGCCGCACTCACCGGATGCGAAGCCCGAGATGATCGACCCTCACGGAGGCCTCTCCGACCTGGCCGCCGAGGTGCTCCGCACGCCGCTCGACCCCTCGATCGCCTTTGGTGACGACCCGCTCCGCATGCTGCGGCTCTTCCGCTTCGTGTCGACGCTCGGCTTCGAGCCGGACCCGGATGCGGTCGCCTCGGTCGAGGGGATGAGGGCACGGCTCGCCATCGTCTCCGCCGAGCGGATCCGTGACGAGTTCGACAAGCTGATGGTGGGAGCGCGAGTCGGCGCCGCCCTGTGGGGATTGGTCGAGACTGGGCTGGCGGACGAGTTCCTGCCGGAGCTCGCCGGGCTGCGCCTCGAGCAGGATCCGCTCCACCGGCACAAGGACGTGCTGGCACACTCGATCGCCGTGGTCGAGAAGGCGAGCCCGGACCTCGACCTGAGGCTGGCGGCTCTCTTCCACGACATCGGCAAGCCGGCGACACGCGAGTTCGACGAGGACGGCGTGTCGTTCCACCACCACGAGGTGGTCGGCTCTCGCCTGACGAGAGAGCGGATGAAACGGCTGCGCTATCCGAGGGGGAGGATCGACGACGTGGCGCGTCTCGTGTTCCTCCACATGCGGCCGCATACGTACAAGATGGGGTGGACGGACTCGGCGGTGCGTCGCTACGTGCGCGACGCCGGACCGATGCTCGACAAGCTCAACGAGCTGGTCCGTTGCGACGTCACGACCAGGAGCGAGAAGCGGGCCAGGGAGATCGAACGGCGGATCGACGAACTGGAGGAGCGCATCGTCGAGCTGCGCGAGAGAGAAGAGCTCGACGCGCTCCGGCCGCCGATCGACGGCCACCAGGTGATCTCCTACCTCGGTCTCGAACCGGGGCCGATCGTGGGTGACATCATGAAGCTCCTCTACGAACACAGGATCGACCACGGTCCCTACGGCGAGGACGAGGCGTTCGCCTTGCTCGACGAATGGCGGGAAGGCCATTCCTGA